The segment ACGATAAGCAGATACAAACACTACAAACTACTGTTATTGGCACCAAGCAGGGTCATCAAAAACTCCCTGTAGTAACCTGATGTATCATTAGCTGTTGCATATTCAAGAGCAGTATCCTTCATTTTGAGATATTCTTCCTTCACTTGATCATATCAATTTCAGCTCTAGTAACAATGGCTCTACTCAGAGAATCCTCATTAGTTCCTAGTCCATCAGTGGAGACCTTTACGACCTGATAGCGGAGGAGAAATAAGGATGCATGAAGATACTTGTTCGATATCAAGTGAAAGTGTTCCAAAAGATAATTACTTGCACCAGACAACATCTCTACACCAAAATAGAAGGATTCTTCTACAGCGAAAAATGTACAAAGTCTAATCTTTTAAGACTATTTTTATTACCTCAGCAAAATGCTTCTCTGGGGAGTTTATGCACCAGATAACCACTTTCAACATAGATTCCAAAAGACCTTCGCCACAATTCGTTATATCCTGTAATGGAAAGTTGATCCAACAAGATAAGATTAATAGAGGAGCAAGAATAGTTAAATCTGGTGGCTTAAAGATCACTGACCCGATCAATGGATAATCCATAGTTTTGCTTATAGCACTCGAAAGTTGCCTTAAGCTGATGAATGTTCCTAGTGCTTAGTATCATAACAAGTTCATCACTATCTAATTGTTTTGTTCTAGTGGCTTCACGTAGCTTCGAAGCCTCTAAATTAGCAGTATTATGATCGACTAGTTCTTTGTTGTATCTGTAGGAACTGACTAAACTGAGTAGAACCTGCACAACACGCTCCGAGCTTAGTAGTAGCAACTTCAATGCTAATAAACAATTATTACGTTGTAAAAATGGAGCTTTTTTCGCAAAATAATTTGACATAGGCTAACAATAAGGGTATGTATGACAACAAAGTATAACAGGGGATAAACCTAAGACAACTCATATAGTAAAGAGGTAAATTTggatctttttcattttataaagaaCATCTTCATCTTCAATTAATAGTGTCCGACTGTAAACAAGGTAATACATTCACCTTTTGGACAGGAAGAGAAACACGAGCTATGATATCCTCTTCAAGTGAACAGCTAAAGAGAGCACAATATGTTTGTCTCACAGCAACCAGATGATCAGGAGTTGATGCACAGGCGATCTCGACTATCACTTGTAAACAGTTAACGTCATGTATCCATGACTTTAAAACCTCATTCGCTAGCCTCGCATCCCTTTCAGTTGGATCATATGTCCAGAGGATCACTGCTTTCTATTATGCATCAAACATGAAACTCGTAAAAGTCAAAACTTctttaggaatttttttttaaaaaaagagaatacCTTGAAATCACCAGATAATTCAGAATGAAGATCATCCATTAGAGATTTGTTATATAGCTGCTGATATGCTTCTTTAATCTTCTTCCTCTGGCTTGCATCTCTATGTCCTAAAACCGTTATTATCGCCTTCTCATCAGTTCCCAGTCCtaaaaaatacaccaaaaaaaaggATGTTTACCCATTATGTCAGAGCAACACAATCAGAGGCAAATCCAGAATTTGAACCTGGATCTAGAAGTGGTACCTCTAGCTTCTACCAATTGCACAAGAGcatttctatgttttttatgGTTGCACTGTTAACTATATCTTAATTTCTATCAGTTTTTCAAAatagatatatacatatcattatTTTGCATATGCACCCTCCTCGTATAGAGTGGGTCCGCCCCTGAACAATACTTGAAATTCATCATTGTATACTTGTTCAAATGAATTTAGTATTTTCGACTAGGTAAAGTTGAACCATTGATgaatttaaattctaaatacACCTAGACGACTTCAATAAAACATAAAGGTAttgacaaaagaaagaaaaaaaaaaaggtgtacCGAGAAAATGTTGTTTGAAGGACTTTCTGAGTGTTTCAGCATCTTGGATTGGAGAAGGAACAAAATCTGGTATTAAGAGACTGCCCATTTCTTGTTTAGCTTTCTTTAGATTAAATCACAAAAAATGAAGTGAAAATTAGCAAGTTGTTTATTATAGgaagataattttaattaatactaataaataagaatttcggttttgatttcattttcagtttcagttttatttgttttttcaatttctctccACTTGTGTTCCTCATGGTACAGGTAACCGGTAGTTTGCAATTTGATTTCTACTGTTTGCCCTCCTTATTTCCTTGGACCTTTATGCCCTTATTTAGCTTTTATTACCttctaaaataaaagtaaaaaaataggaccaccattttaatttttatctctatttcttaaaataataatttgagaaATAATCCTTTCGATTACTATTACATTTGAGTCtgatatttatttatacattactcaatttcaaaaataaaatattaaatatcatcAAACAGGTTGTGGGTGCTcgtaaaaaatatgtattaacaATGAGATTTGAACCTTGGTCAATACTAAAAGAGTTTTATATATCCATTCTAGAACCATTGAGCCAACTATATGATTTATTCATTGGgtgctctatgttaattttatataaatatcgattaatttttacatagatatatatattttgtaatgaagttaatgggtgctcgagcacccggcGGATACCATGTGGGTCCACCCCTGTCTCAACTACTAAATGTAATTATACAcgtgatatttatatataaaagaaaatgacagATGTCGagagattttaattttattttttataattttgaactcATTCTCACTATGAGAAATGTGTTATAATGATCACCTTTTAGTAGTGAGATTAATTTCGATTCTTACAAAGGATACTTATACTGATCCAATTTTTTTGCAttgttaaaatcaaattttcGTAAATTAATAATGAAGACTTAAACCTTAAAATGTACAATTTCTTATTAACATAAAAcacatttaaatcattttaagtGACCTTGTTACATTTTATCCTCAATAAATACTAACCAACTACTTATATACCTACTATATCTTTTGAAAAATGTGAtcgttttaaattttatctaattttatacaagtgaatatttaatatatttaatatttacctTCACAACACccgtctttttattttataaatatgttgGACTTCACTATCAACATTTACTACCATCTTTATATAGACATTAATATTAGCCTACTTTAATTATTCAGTTAAATGACTAAATGAGACAGAAAACACGTTACAACTTACAACACCTTTattagacaaaaaataaattttcatcaattaattGACTGAAAATATTAAGATCAATGTCTAATCTCTTgcttaattaagttaaaaatgttACTTGTAATATATATTCTAACATATGTTTGTGCTAAGATTAATTTGCGTGTATGATTTGATCCTTTTATGAAcctttcatcaaaatatattaaagagtATTTTTATATGGatcaaaatatgttatttgtttcatattaattttctaTCCTTTGTAATTTTTACAAATAGTTATCATAAggttaaatttataaaatcaaaatagaatttatcttttataccttatatttaattcttatttttttagagTGTAAATATGCTTATAAAGTTTTATAAATGTTATTTAATgagtaaattaataaaactatGTTTGTACATGATTCAAAGCCAATAAAcagaaaattgaaaatcaatCAAAGTAACAGGGagtcaaaagttaaaacaatTGATTTTTGCAATGAAATGGAAAAAATGATCCTCTCATTTTTGCATTTGATTATTGTGGAAGATCGTAATTCGTATAGGaacataaatatcatttttgtttttttggcgTATTTTTGTCtatgtaatttgttattatttgataaatatatcaaatatttttatattagtttttttagtatatagaccaaatttcattatttgagatcttttgcataatttaaaaattttatattaaatttttacctTTTACAAAAACATCTTTGGATtgtattatgtaatttttaatgtgaatatcaaaatagtgataaaatatttcGTGAATATTCAGTGATTATATagttattgataaaataatgaataatcgACTAACGTAACAAAGTCATGTGTCACTCAAAACTGTCTGATGTCATAGACATTAGTTGTTATTTGTTACAACCAATATACAATTGATTTATAATACAAACTTATgattaattttgagtttttaaaatctatgagtataaattattttttttttttaaaaaaaaaaatatatttcttaaatactATCCtaactaaatttcactaaaccAATATTTACCaacaatatttgaaaatcaatatGTGAAATACCAGAATACTAAGAGCTTTGAATCACAGGTCACAGTGAAATTGAATGGAATTTCATACTTGTTCCTGAAAGCTTTGAACTTTGGGAATATTCAATTGTTGGAATGAAGCAAATTTTTAATCTGGAATCCACTACCGGCCGGCAGCAACAATTTTTGGGTTTTCTGCTAATGGAGAATGTATTTAAGCAAGGAGCGGTGAGCTTCTTATACAGAATGGTGAAATCGGAAAAGTAAGGAACTTTTGCAATTTTGTTTGATGTGATTGTTGTATTCCATCGTTGTGCCGTGTTTATGTAGCCGGAGTAGTATCTCATGAAGCATATTAATGGTAGCTTCCTCGTTACATATCAAAAAGGGCGTTCTGCATTGCTTTTTTGAAAGTTGATTTAAATGCATCAGGTGAATGCAATAACTTTACTTCATTTGCCATATTGttttttgactattttgttCACGTAGTGTTCATCAACAACATAGGTAACTCAGTTTTTGTCTCAGTTGAGATTTGAACAGGAGACCTCACGACTCTCAACTGACCACTAGGTCATACCATTGGCTGCTTTGCTCAAACTCATCTAACCGAAATTAGAAGAACTGAACTTGACAGACTCATGTAGTTGTTACTCATTCATGCGTTATAAATAAGCACTGATATCTGTGCTTGTTGGTGCACTATTTGTTAGAATACTGGAAGATACTTTTGATATTTCTAGCAGCTTATACATTTTACCCTTTTAGTTGTAGGTTCTTACATGAGTTAttgaaataaattacaaataagCATTGGTAGATAATGTGTAGTGTACATGAGTCtaggaatttttttaaattttgagtgGAACATGTTAATGCCTGTGAATGTGATGATTGTTTCTGATAAATCATGAATGCCAATGTCACTTGTTAGATTATTTATGTGCCATTAGTTCGAATGGGAAACTGAAATTACTCATTTCTGGGATCTCTGTATGGGATGAGATTTAGTTATGTTGTTAGTAGGGAATGAAACAATGTAAAAAGATAGCAAACAATAATAGGAAACAGAAGGAAAAAACCTCTTTCTTTCTATTGAAACTTGGATGTGTTTTTCTTTACTACACTCTCTCAACATATCATACAACCGGTCTTCACAATACAATATTTGTAGAATCATCACTTGGgtgacaaaaataaatatgaaacacGAAACCAAAAGGATTTACATTTTTGAGAACTCATCACTCTCTATCTTACCAatcaacaaaagaaagaatttcAATCAATCAAATCCTATAACTATCATTCTCTTTCTGtgtaaaatcaaaagaaaatgttCAAAACTCTTATGCTGCTGCCTGCAGCAGGAATTGAAAATCTGATCTTTGACGAAGGAGGGGAGGTGGTTCTACATCAGACAAGTTGATACTCTGGAAGGATCGCGATATTTCTTCTATAGAGAATGGTATGCTGTAATTGGAAGAATAGTTAGTTAAAGAATGCATGTCTATTTCTTCTCTATGTTTAAAGTTGATTACCTTGAATCCACATCAAGCAAGAATGTATTGTTTGGAATGCTGGCTGAGTCTTCCAATGTTAGTGCTCTCATCTTGCTAATGACCTGAAATTCCAAAAATGATCAGCTGTTGATCTACTGAAGAAAGAAGCAGTTCTCGTTGTCATTGCCGTACTTTTAAGGCTAAAGACGTAAAGGTGCTAAATATGTTTCCTTTTATCTAGGGAGCTATGATGAATCTTTTGCAACATTGAGAGAATCCTGTGCTATCCATGGCCTTTGGATgtttattaaatcattaaagTTGTTGAAACATTAAGGAGGTAAGCTCTTTCACTGCTTGGCGTGAGAATAACGCAAGAGTGCTTCAGTAGAAAGCATTTTTCTAGTGTATGTGTCAAGCTAGAGCACTCTTTGCCTCTCTGTTGGAGAAGGTGATAAGATCTCTCTCCAGCAGAGCTTAGACACACTTTAAGAAGATTGGTGGActgtttttatttaatgtgtGCTTTATCTATATTTTGCTATTTGAGGgcctcttgtatttttgttcttcactaataattttcttataataagagaagaagtcttctttccaaaaaaaagaagaagtgaaGAAGGCTTATGCATGTGTTGATTCTTAGTTTTTTACTTTTACATGATAATATATGCATGTGTTGCAGCGGACCATTGGCAATCAAACTGACAAAACCTTGAACACCTTTACCAACTCTCATGAAGGTTAGAGTATCTCTAGTAACAGACTGAAGAAGAGTTATTACCTCTGGTGATAAACCATGGGCTCCATATTTGTCGTCCCAGAACATAGTTCCAATGCGATAAATTTGTGCAATGCTCAACATCtaagagaaaaggaaaaaagcAACAGGATATAGAGTTCAGTTTTTGGTTCTGAGTTCTAATCATAACTAGAATCCTCTTATTAAAAATCTAATCATAGCTAGAAACgtcttattaaaaaaatcatacttaTATTCCTCTATGTCTAAATTTGAATATCATTGTCACTTAGCCTCTTAGTTATCTTGAAATGAAGAGTGagttctttttccttttaaaatgcCAAAAGAAAAAGTAGTTAGGAGGGAAGTTGTGGGGACtttgatctttttcttttaaaaacagAAGTTAATTACCGGGCAGAGGTCACTTGTGATCTCATCCAATgccttttgagatttttgatgtAGCACCTGCAAGGTTGAGGCATGATAATGTAAGCACTCAGCTATGAGGAGATCTGCTTACAGAATGATACTCTGGATGATAGCTTACCAGAAATCCTACAGCTTGCCTTATGTGTTGAAGCTCATCCCACGAAGATCCAGCATACTGTTTCATGAGAACGAATTAAaatgttgtttcttttatttgaacttCAGGTTATTACTCTGAACACCTTTGTTTACCTGTTCTGTTGCTTTGGAACACCAACTTTCTAGTTCTTGCAGACCTGCCTTCAGATATTCCCCGTTGCTAAATGAGCAGCATTCACGGCGAAGCAACAAGCTGAAAAGTTTTCGTATGTCTCACATTAGGATCGAGGATATTTACGGTACTTCTAAAGTGAACAGTTAATTGGAATACGAGCTGAATACCTGTTAAAAAGCTGGACATTTATGTATGAGAACACCTGACTGAGTATTTTCCTTGTAATGGTGGAAGGGACCTGAAAACACAGATGCCACTCATGAAAACTGGAGAGCTTCTCTAGACATAAGATTAAGGAAAACTGACAAACAAGATGTTACTTCACTTACATTATTTTCTGAGAGTATGGTCAATGTATTGTCTAAGCTATTCACAATGTTTTGCCAGTGTACACTGGATGCCTGTTGTTTCGCGATGATGTTTGAATGTATACTTCTAGATGATCCTTTTAATGGTTTTATCCTTGCAGATCTTGGTGCCTGtcaatttaattttagaatttacCTTGAGACTGCTGCAAAATTATAGACAAAGGATTCATTAAAAAATGGTGCTTGCTTACATGTATGCATTGGTTAAGAAATGGacttatttctttctttaagtTGTCGCGGATCATTCCATATATTTTCTCAACGCAAGCAGTTAGGTGTTGCTTAAACAATAGTGCTGGGTATTTAGCTTCAATTCTTGTCCGGACATTTGGGCTTCCCTCAATTCCGCTGTATCCACTGGAAATTGCCATGCTTAATGAAGTTGAGCGAAAACCCTGCTGTTGACCCTTGAAATGTCAATGTTCTACATGTCTATACATGGTCAAAAGCTTATACTATGAGTATTTACCTGTGCCATTCTTCCAAACAATGTGGTAGGTGAGCTGCGATTACGATATGGGGACCTAGTAGGTGCATTACCAGCTTTAATTGTGCTTTGCAAAAGGAACAACAGAGTTGAAGATGTTGACAGCCAGTAGGCAAGATCACTGGTGTTATCCTGATCCTTCATTGAAATGTCAATAAATTTTTGTCAGTTCGGAGTCTAAATTGATTTAGATTTGATCACTCATTAGGACCATTCCTATTCAGCAATAGATCATAGTGAAATTTCACCTCTATAGATGATCGGATCGTATGAATAATCCTATCAAATATATTCGTTTTTTCTGCTTCAAAGGATCTCCACTGCAGAAGTGCTTTGTATAGTGTGCATGCAGCTACTGGTCTTCCCTTGTCAAATCGCTTGTCTTCCGCAAGGCACTTGATCAGTATATCATGGTTTTCCTAATTATTGAAGAATGAATACAGAAGTAATCAGCGATGACTACAAAACCATCACAATTTTATCTATCAGATCAACTTGTAAAGTTCAAGTTTCTACTACTTGCCTGCTGCCTATCCGTCAAGGATCTTTGCTTAGTTAAAGAGATGGGAGGGCTAGAATCCTGCAGAAGCCAGAAAGAATTTAGATATCATTTAGAATTAGCATTTTCTGACTGTTATGGTCCTTAAGTGTGTAACAGGCTAACAGCCATTGGTGAGAAGCTTATATACCTTTGATATTTGTTGTTCTACTTTCATTTCTTCATGCACTTCCTCTGTTTGATGTCCATTATCAGCTGGATGTGTGATATCAACAGTCTGAAATAACCCAGTCAGGAATGAGTGTTGTTTGCAGTTCTACAAGTTAAGATGCTTATAATGAAAAACGAGAAAGTTTTAGCTAACCTCAAGCCCTTTAGGTGCCCGATCATCAGAACTTACTACTCGCTCCACAACTACCCTTTGAGTGCGGAGAAGCTCGTTTTCTGACTCCAAGTCTTTAATCTTGTTCTTGAGTCTGATTAAGAGGAAAAATCAACTTCATTTGAATTCTATATGATAAAGTGTTATTATCTCTGGAAGATAACTCAAAATTAGAAGTTTCTCAAGGATATTGTTCCATTCTTGTAGAAATAAGTCCAGGTAAGTATTCTTGAAGCAATTATATCGTGTAAAGCTTACACAAACAGTGTAAAttgtttctctttgtttatGTCCATATTTTTTATGCTCAAATTAAAGTGTCGATCGTGAAATATGAGCCTGTTTCGATGAGCTATCAACGCAAGTATAAGTGTACCATCTGTTTTCTAAGTGAAGGATAACTATCTTCTCTAGATTTTCTTGGTGCCTAGTCGCAACATTTTGGCTTGTATAGGTTGTTCCAAGATGTGTATGCTTACATGTCCATTTCCTCAGAGAGGGCCTCATTTGTTGATGCTACTAAAGCCTGCTGGCGGAGAACCTGATTCTCAGATTCAAGGTTGGATAGATTCAGTTGTAATCTGAAAATAGATAATTAGAAGAACAGGTAAGACAATAAGTTTCTtactaattcaattttttattgatttgcaAGCTTCAGCCACTTCAACATACTACACAAAGAAGTGAAGGAACTACCTTTCTATGGACTCTTGGAGCTCCGAAACTCTCAGCTGAGATTCTTCTGCCTCTTTACGTGTGGCCTGGCATTCTTTTTCAACTTCATTGTAGCTCTGTTCAAAGTCTTCTACTCTCTTCTTGAGCTCTCTGATTTCATCCTGAATATATGACAGGCAAATTGCATCAGATTCAATGCTGTCAGAAACACACTAATTTATGACGTATATTTATTCTGCTGCAGAGAATGCAGTGAGTAGATTTCCTGTTTTACTTGTGAAAGTTtttgttttacatttttaaGTCTGGATAATCTTTACACTTCAAACAAATTTTTATCTTCGCGCTTTTTATTGATTACATTGATCTCCAGAATTTTCCTTTTATGGTCAATTAACTCAAATATCTTAATGAAagctttctttttttcaaagcCCTTTCTTTTGAGGTGGTTATCACTAAGTTACTACATGTTTTTATCATCTCACTTTACTCTTATTTTGGTAACATACTCCAAAGGTTTTTGGAGTGGACCTATGCCATACCAATTACTATAAATGCACAGAATTATGTTTCCTGATTTTACCTCGAGTTTGTTGTTTTCCTCTGTCAGCTTCTCTACTTTGGTGTTGTCAATCACTGGTACCTCCTTGATAACTGGAGGAGCTTGT is part of the Solanum lycopersicum chromosome 1, SLM_r2.1 genome and harbors:
- the LOC101255733 gene encoding annexin D3-like isoform X1, producing MGSLLIPDFVPSPIQDAETLRKSFKQHFLGLGTDEKAIITVLGHRDASQRKKIKEAYQQLYNKSLMDDLHSELSGDFKKAVILWTYDPTERDARLANEVLKSWIHDVNCLQVIVEIACASTPDHLVAVRQTYCALFSCSLEEDIIARVSLPVQKVLLSLVSSYRYNKELVDHNTANLEASKLREATRTKQLDSDELVMILSTRNIHQLKATFECYKQNYGLSIDRDITNCGEGLLESMLKVVIWCINSPEKHFAEVVKVSTDGLGTNEDSLSRAIVTRAEIDMIK
- the LOC101255733 gene encoding annexin D3-like isoform X2, with protein sequence MGSLLIPDFVPSPIQDAETLRKSFKQHFLGLGTDEKAIITVLGHRDASQRKKIKEAYQQLYNKSLMDDLHSELSGDFKKAVILWTYDPTERDARLANEVLKSWIHDVNCLQVIVEIACASTPDHLVAVRQTYCALFSCSLEEDIIARVSLPVQKDITNCGEGLLESMLKVVIWCINSPEKHFAEVVKVSTDGLGTNEDSLSRAIVTRAEIDMIK